A genomic region of Serratia fonticola contains the following coding sequences:
- a CDS encoding YfcZ/YiiS family protein: MSDAINKCSAQETAACCCVDVGTVMDNTDCTASYSQVFANQQDAEKTLAALTEKARSVESDPCDISSSIKPVDGGVQLEVDFTFACQAETLIFQLGLR, encoded by the coding sequence ATGTCAGATGCAATTAATAAGTGTAGTGCTCAGGAAACTGCGGCTTGCTGTTGTGTGGATGTCGGCACCGTGATGGATAACACCGATTGCACCGCATCCTATAGCCAGGTGTTTGCTAATCAGCAAGATGCAGAGAAAACCTTGGCCGCACTGACAGAAAAGGCGCGTAGCGTTGAGTCAGACCCTTGTGACATCAGCAGTAGCATTAAACCGGTTGACGGTGGTGTGCAATTGGAGGTTGATTTTACCTTCGCCTGTCAGGCAGAAACACTGATTTTCCAGCTCGGCCTGCGCTAA
- a CDS encoding YqiJ family protein has product MDLLSSGNAPFLIALLLLVAIGVLETLAVFLGASLSGHIDAAFNAHPDITLGENAFAQGLSWLHIGRLPFIVIIVLFLAGFSLGGLVLQWLAGGELPIWLAVIAAFIVGIFSVRWCGRGIAHYLPRDESSAVSTDSFVGRLAIITGATASPGSPAEARLTDEHGRTHYILIEPDEADTRFARGEKVLVTARISSTRFYGSANPWPDLL; this is encoded by the coding sequence ATGGACCTACTTTCTTCAGGCAATGCCCCTTTCCTGATTGCTCTGCTCTTGCTGGTGGCTATCGGTGTGCTCGAAACGCTGGCGGTGTTTCTCGGCGCTTCCCTTTCCGGGCATATCGACGCTGCCTTCAACGCCCATCCTGATATTACTCTGGGAGAAAACGCTTTCGCTCAGGGGCTGAGCTGGCTGCATATCGGGCGTCTGCCGTTTATTGTGATCATCGTTTTGTTTCTCGCCGGTTTTTCCCTGGGGGGCCTGGTACTGCAATGGCTGGCGGGCGGCGAGTTGCCGATCTGGTTGGCGGTGATCGCTGCCTTTATCGTGGGGATTTTCAGCGTGCGCTGGTGTGGTCGTGGCATCGCTCATTACCTGCCGCGCGACGAAAGCAGCGCGGTTTCCACGGACAGTTTCGTTGGCAGGCTGGCCATTATTACCGGTGCGACGGCTTCCCCTGGCTCCCCGGCGGAGGCCAGACTAACCGATGAACATGGGCGTACCCATTATATCCTGATTGAACCGGATGAGGCTGATACCCGCTTTGCCCGCGGGGAAAAGGTGTTGGTAACGGCGCGCATCTCCAGCACACGTTTCTACGGTAGTGCTAACCCTTGGCCGGATCTGTTATGA
- the ccmE gene encoding cytochrome c maturation protein CcmE: MNPRRKSRLYLAIVVLIGVALTATLLLYALRSNIDLFYTPSEILQGKGEKHEMPEIGQRLRIGGMVMPGSVKRDQQSLQVSFKVYDAHGAIEVTYNGILPDLFREGQGVVAQGVLEEGNVVNAREVLAKHDEKYTPPEVADAMKENHNGPASSYANPQDGSNKS, encoded by the coding sequence GTGAATCCACGTCGTAAAAGCCGCCTTTATCTGGCCATTGTCGTACTGATTGGCGTTGCGCTGACCGCCACACTGTTGCTGTATGCGCTGCGTTCAAATATTGACCTGTTTTATACGCCAAGCGAAATACTGCAAGGTAAAGGCGAGAAGCATGAGATGCCCGAAATCGGCCAGCGTTTGCGCATTGGCGGCATGGTGATGCCGGGGTCGGTCAAGCGTGACCAGCAAAGCCTGCAGGTGAGTTTCAAAGTGTATGACGCCCATGGCGCGATTGAAGTGACCTATAACGGTATCCTGCCGGATCTGTTCCGCGAAGGGCAGGGCGTGGTGGCTCAGGGGGTCTTGGAGGAAGGTAACGTGGTTAATGCCCGTGAAGTGCTGGCCAAACACGACGAGAAATATACGCCACCTGAAGTGGCAGACGCGATGAAAGAAAACCACAACGGCCCGGCGTCTAGCTATGCTAACCCGCAGGACGGGAGCAATAAGTCATGA
- a CDS encoding flotillin family protein — MFWGSIAGGILFVLLIIGLIFSRLYRRASAEQSLVRTGLGGLKVVLSGGAIALPVFHEIIPINMKTLKLEVSRAMRDSLITKDRMRVDVVVAFFVRVQPTIEGIATAAQTLGQRTLSPEDLRQLVEDKFVDALRSTAAQMTMQDLQDAREIFVQGVQSTVAEDLAKNGLELESVSLTNFNQTSKEYFDPNNAFDAEGLTKLTQETERRRRERNEVEQDVEVAVREKNRDALSRKLEIEQQESFMSLDQEQQVKTRSAEQSSRIATFEAERRREAEQSRIAADRQIEEAEIEREQAVRTRKVEAEREISIKEIEQKKVTEIAEQDKAIAIAAKSEQQSQAQARANDALTEAVKAEQNVETTRQTAEADRAKQVALIEARQEAETEAMQLTLKARAEKEAAELQAAAIIELAEAARKKGLAEAEAQRAFNDAVNMLSNDQTSLKFKLALLQALPAIIEKSVEPMKAIDGIKILQVDGLNRSGGAGAAGATLSSASNGNLAEQALSAALSYRTHAPIIDSLLQEIGINGSSLQALTAALPQVQQPVATPQEEIAEKKPESFETSPEQGITTVSLS, encoded by the coding sequence ATGTTTTGGGGTTCGATTGCTGGCGGGATCCTCTTTGTTCTGCTGATTATCGGGCTGATTTTTTCACGCCTGTACCGTCGAGCCTCTGCGGAGCAATCGCTGGTACGTACCGGGTTGGGCGGACTTAAAGTGGTGTTGAGCGGTGGTGCCATTGCCCTGCCAGTATTTCATGAGATTATCCCCATCAACATGAAGACGTTGAAGCTGGAGGTCAGCCGCGCTATGCGTGACAGTCTGATCACCAAGGACAGAATGCGCGTAGATGTGGTGGTGGCATTTTTTGTTCGCGTACAGCCAACTATTGAGGGGATCGCCACTGCGGCGCAAACTCTGGGCCAGCGTACGCTGTCGCCGGAAGATCTGCGCCAACTGGTGGAAGACAAGTTCGTTGATGCCTTACGTTCTACCGCCGCGCAGATGACAATGCAGGATCTGCAGGATGCGCGCGAAATATTTGTGCAGGGCGTACAAAGCACGGTAGCTGAAGATCTGGCCAAGAACGGTCTGGAGCTGGAAAGCGTGTCACTGACCAACTTCAACCAGACATCGAAAGAGTATTTCGATCCTAACAACGCCTTCGACGCAGAAGGTTTGACCAAGCTGACGCAGGAAACCGAACGCCGCCGCCGTGAGCGTAACGAAGTAGAACAGGACGTGGAAGTGGCGGTGCGTGAGAAAAACCGTGATGCCCTGTCGCGCAAGTTAGAGATTGAACAGCAGGAATCCTTCATGTCTCTGGACCAGGAGCAGCAGGTCAAAACCCGCAGCGCTGAACAAAGCTCCCGCATTGCCACGTTCGAAGCGGAACGCCGCCGCGAAGCCGAACAAAGCCGCATTGCTGCCGACCGCCAGATTGAAGAAGCGGAAATCGAGCGTGAACAGGCTGTTCGCACCCGTAAAGTAGAAGCGGAGCGTGAAATCAGTATCAAAGAGATCGAACAGAAAAAAGTGACGGAAATCGCCGAGCAGGATAAGGCCATTGCCATCGCCGCAAAATCTGAACAGCAGTCTCAGGCACAGGCCCGCGCTAACGATGCGCTGACGGAAGCGGTAAAAGCAGAGCAAAACGTGGAAACAACGCGCCAGACCGCCGAAGCCGATCGTGCCAAGCAGGTCGCCCTGATTGAGGCCCGCCAGGAGGCTGAAACCGAAGCCATGCAGTTGACGCTGAAAGCCCGGGCAGAAAAAGAGGCCGCAGAGCTGCAAGCCGCTGCGATTATCGAACTGGCTGAAGCCGCACGTAAAAAAGGCCTTGCCGAAGCGGAAGCCCAGCGCGCGTTCAACGACGCGGTTAACATGCTTTCCAACGATCAGACCAGCCTGAAGTTCAAGCTGGCGCTGTTGCAGGCATTGCCAGCCATCATTGAGAAATCGGTTGAACCGATGAAGGCGATTGACGGTATCAAGATCTTGCAGGTTGATGGGCTGAACCGTTCTGGCGGCGCTGGCGCTGCAGGCGCGACGTTATCTTCGGCCAGCAACGGCAACCTGGCTGAGCAGGCTCTTTCCGCTGCGCTCTCTTATCGTACACATGCGCCGATTATCGATTCCCTGCTACAGGAGATTGGCATCAATGGCAGTTCGCTGCAGGCGCTGACCGCGGCTTTGCCGCAGGTACAACAGCCTGTGGCCACACCGCAGGAAGAAATAGCAGAGAAAAAGCCTGAGTCGTTTGAAACGTCACCAGAGCAGGGGATTACCACAGTAAGTCTTTCCTGA
- a CDS encoding heme lyase CcmF/NrfE family subunit — MMPEVGSFLLCLALAISLLLSIYPQWGAARQDTRMMAVARPLTYGMFAAITLAFFCLVHAFVTNDFTVAYVAANSNTQLPVYYRIAATWGAHEGSLLLWVLLLSCWSLAVALCSRTMPQDAVARVLSVMGMITAGFLLFIIMTSNPFTRTLPNFPIDGSDLNPLLQDIGLIFHPPLLYMGYVGFSVAFAFAIASLMAGRLDTAWARWSRPWTTAAWVFLTLGIVLGSAWAYYELGWGGWWFWDPVENASFMPWLAGTALIHSLAVTEKRGTFKAWTVLLAITAFSLCLLGTFLVRSGVLVSVHSFASDPARGMFILAYLVIVIGGSLLLYAVKGGQVRSRVQHETFSRETFLLGNNVLLIAAMLVVLLGTLLPLVHKQLGLGSISIGEPFFNTMFTWLMAPLALLLGIGPLVRWRRDEPTKLWRRLGVALVITLVLSILLPWLLQDSIAGMTVVGLIMAIWVIVLTLMELHERATHRYGFWRGLAHLSRSHWGMVLGHLGVAVTVIGIAFSQNYSVERDVRMKAGDSVEIHDYRFIFRDVHDIRGPNYTGGVGIIDVTRNGKAEATLHAEKRYYSVARSMMTEAAIDGGLTRDLYAALGEELDDGSWAVRLYYKPFVRWIWFGGVFMALGGVLCILDPRYRMSKKLKREAKKGEQV; from the coding sequence ATGATGCCAGAAGTTGGGAGTTTCCTGCTGTGCCTGGCGCTGGCGATTTCGCTGTTGCTGAGTATTTATCCGCAATGGGGAGCCGCACGCCAGGATACGCGCATGATGGCGGTTGCCCGTCCGTTAACTTATGGCATGTTTGCCGCGATTACGCTGGCGTTTTTCTGCCTGGTGCACGCTTTTGTCACCAATGATTTTACCGTGGCTTATGTTGCCGCCAACTCCAACACCCAATTGCCGGTTTACTATCGCATTGCGGCTACCTGGGGAGCGCACGAGGGCTCTTTGCTGCTATGGGTGCTGTTGCTGAGTTGCTGGTCATTGGCGGTGGCATTGTGCAGTCGCACCATGCCGCAGGATGCGGTGGCACGCGTACTCTCTGTGATGGGGATGATTACGGCCGGTTTCTTGCTGTTTATTATCATGACCTCCAACCCGTTCACCCGTACCTTGCCGAATTTCCCTATCGACGGTAGCGATCTGAACCCGTTGCTGCAGGATATCGGGCTGATCTTCCATCCTCCGTTACTGTATATGGGGTATGTCGGTTTCTCGGTAGCTTTTGCTTTCGCTATTGCCTCGTTGATGGCTGGCCGCCTCGATACTGCATGGGCACGTTGGTCGCGCCCGTGGACAACGGCGGCCTGGGTCTTCCTGACTCTGGGGATCGTGCTGGGCTCGGCCTGGGCTTACTACGAACTGGGCTGGGGCGGTTGGTGGTTCTGGGATCCGGTGGAAAACGCCTCCTTTATGCCGTGGTTGGCCGGGACGGCTTTGATCCATTCGCTGGCGGTGACCGAAAAGCGCGGTACGTTCAAAGCCTGGACGGTATTGCTGGCGATCACCGCCTTCTCACTGTGTTTGCTGGGCACCTTCCTGGTCCGTTCCGGCGTGCTGGTTTCCGTACACTCCTTTGCTTCCGATCCGGCTCGTGGGATGTTTATCCTCGCTTATCTGGTAATTGTCATTGGCGGTTCGCTGTTGCTGTATGCCGTCAAAGGCGGCCAGGTACGTAGCCGGGTGCAGCACGAAACCTTCTCGCGTGAGACCTTCCTGCTGGGGAATAACGTCCTGCTGATTGCCGCCATGTTGGTGGTGTTGCTGGGTACCCTGTTACCGTTGGTGCATAAGCAACTGGGGCTGGGCAGTATTTCCATCGGTGAGCCCTTCTTTAACACCATGTTTACCTGGTTGATGGCACCGCTGGCCCTGTTGCTGGGCATTGGGCCACTGGTGCGCTGGCGTCGTGATGAACCGACCAAGCTTTGGCGCCGCCTGGGTGTGGCGCTGGTGATCACCCTGGTGCTGTCGATTCTGCTGCCTTGGCTGCTGCAGGACAGTATTGCCGGGATGACGGTCGTTGGGTTGATTATGGCGATATGGGTGATTGTGCTGACCTTAATGGAACTGCACGAGCGGGCTACGCATCGTTATGGCTTCTGGCGCGGGCTGGCACATCTGTCCCGTAGCCACTGGGGCATGGTGCTCGGTCACTTGGGCGTGGCCGTCACGGTGATCGGTATCGCTTTCAGTCAAAACTACAGCGTAGAACGAGATGTACGCATGAAGGCCGGAGATAGCGTGGAAATCCATGACTATCGCTTCATCTTCCGCGATGTGCACGATATCCGCGGGCCGAACTATACCGGCGGCGTCGGGATTATCGATGTTACGCGCAACGGCAAGGCGGAAGCCACTTTGCATGCAGAAAAACGCTACTACAGCGTGGCGCGCAGCATGATGACGGAGGCCGCCATCGACGGTGGTCTGACACGCGATCTGTATGCCGCGTTGGGTGAGGAACTGGACGATGGCTCCTGGGCGGTGCGTCTTTATTACAAGCCTTTTGTCCGCTGGATCTGGTTCGGTGGGGTGTTTATGGCATTGGGTGGTGTGCTGTGCATACTCGATCCGCGCTATCGCATGAGCAAAAAACTCAAACGTGAAGCCAAAAAAGGAGAGCAGGTATGA
- the mlaA gene encoding phospholipid-binding lipoprotein MlaA, with product MNFRLTGLAFATVLLVGCASSSGNDPQGRSDPLEGFNRAMFNFNYNVMDPYVLRPVAVAWRDYVPTPARNGLSNFTSNLEEPASMVNEFLRGNPYQGMIHFNRFFLNTLLGMGGLIDVAGMANPKLAREEPRRFGGTLGNYGVGYGPYVHLPVYGSFTIREEGGDWADTVYPVLSYLTFWMSAGKWVVEGIETRAQLLDSDGLLRNSSDPYLMVREAYFQRHDFLAQGGKLQPQENPNAKAIQGDLDEIDSAN from the coding sequence ATGAATTTTCGCCTGACTGGGCTGGCTTTCGCAACGGTGTTATTGGTGGGGTGCGCCAGTTCGTCTGGTAACGATCCACAGGGGCGTTCCGATCCTCTGGAAGGATTCAACCGGGCGATGTTTAACTTCAACTACAACGTGATGGACCCGTATGTGCTCCGTCCAGTTGCGGTGGCATGGCGTGACTATGTCCCAACCCCTGCGCGTAATGGCCTGAGCAACTTTACTTCCAACCTGGAAGAACCGGCCAGCATGGTGAACGAATTCCTGCGTGGTAACCCGTATCAAGGCATGATCCACTTCAACCGTTTCTTCCTGAACACCCTGCTGGGTATGGGGGGGTTGATTGATGTAGCCGGTATGGCAAATCCGAAACTGGCGCGCGAAGAACCGCGTCGCTTTGGTGGTACGCTGGGCAATTACGGCGTAGGTTATGGCCCGTATGTGCATTTACCCGTTTACGGCAGCTTCACCATTCGCGAAGAGGGCGGTGATTGGGCGGATACCGTTTATCCGGTGCTGAGCTATCTCACCTTCTGGATGTCGGCGGGTAAATGGGTGGTGGAAGGGATCGAAACCCGTGCACAGTTGCTGGATTCTGACGGACTGCTGCGTAACTCCTCCGATCCTTACCTGATGGTACGTGAAGCCTATTTCCAGCGTCATGACTTCCTGGCCCAGGGCGGCAAACTCCAGCCGCAAGAGAACCCTAACGCCAAGGCGATCCAGGGCGATCTGGACGAGATTGATTCCGCCAACTAA
- the ccmI gene encoding c-type cytochrome biogenesis protein CcmI, with product MAFWLIIIVLLLGTAALLVVPAMRQGKEGEAASRDTLNKAFYQDRLDELEQDEEQGVVAERPEMVKELQQNLLNDIPGQQEEPPRPINRWALVPGVMVLVVVAVGFYLKTGGLAQVMAWHQVESQMPELRERVANERAKPLSMEEIARLGLGLRTSLQNDDRNINDWMMLGRVGMALNNATTATQAFAHAYRLDPNNMEVRLGYAEVLTRSNDPEDNKQASAMLRKMVAEDHTNLRVLSLLAFNAFEQGDYQQAIGAWQVMLKLLPADDQRIEVIKRSIEQAKVQVGEETVKLVVNVTLSPEATKALPQQGTLIVSVTDGTNPVPVAVKQLPLSRFPLSFTVDDSNAMMPERLLSALQQVKVRVRLSQDGLATPQTGDWYGESGVQAFSGKEPISVQIDKQVP from the coding sequence ATGGCTTTTTGGCTGATTATTATTGTGCTGTTGCTGGGAACTGCCGCTTTACTGGTGGTGCCCGCGATGCGCCAAGGTAAAGAGGGTGAGGCGGCTAGCCGAGATACCCTGAACAAGGCGTTCTATCAGGATCGCCTTGATGAACTGGAGCAGGATGAAGAGCAGGGCGTGGTAGCGGAACGTCCTGAGATGGTCAAAGAGCTGCAGCAGAACCTGTTAAATGATATTCCAGGGCAGCAGGAAGAGCCGCCTCGTCCGATCAACCGTTGGGCATTGGTGCCTGGCGTGATGGTGCTGGTGGTGGTTGCCGTTGGCTTTTATCTGAAAACCGGTGGATTGGCTCAGGTTATGGCCTGGCATCAGGTAGAATCCCAAATGCCGGAATTGCGTGAGCGTGTGGCCAATGAACGCGCCAAGCCGCTGAGCATGGAAGAAATTGCTCGTCTCGGGTTGGGGTTGCGCACTTCCTTGCAGAACGATGACAGGAATATCAACGACTGGATGATGCTTGGCCGTGTTGGCATGGCGTTAAACAATGCCACCACGGCGACGCAAGCTTTCGCGCATGCCTATCGCCTGGATCCAAATAATATGGAAGTCCGTCTGGGCTATGCTGAAGTGTTAACCCGTTCCAACGATCCGGAAGATAACAAGCAAGCGTCAGCGATGCTGCGCAAAATGGTGGCAGAAGATCATACCAACCTGCGTGTATTGAGTCTGTTGGCATTTAACGCCTTTGAACAGGGTGATTACCAGCAGGCGATCGGTGCGTGGCAGGTGATGTTGAAATTGCTGCCCGCTGACGATCAGCGTATAGAAGTGATAAAGCGCAGTATCGAACAAGCAAAAGTTCAGGTTGGCGAAGAAACTGTTAAACTTGTTGTTAATGTCACGCTGTCGCCAGAGGCGACAAAAGCGTTACCGCAACAAGGAACGCTGATCGTTTCGGTTACCGATGGGACAAATCCGGTGCCGGTCGCGGTCAAACAACTGCCTCTTAGCCGTTTCCCACTGTCATTTACTGTTGATGACAGCAATGCCATGATGCCCGAGCGCCTGCTTTCTGCGCTGCAACAGGTGAAGGTTCGCGTGCGGCTCTCTCAAGATGGCCTGGCGACCCCGCAGACGGGAGATTGGTATGGCGAGAGTGGGGTTCAGGCATTTAGTGGCAAAGAACCGATCAGCGTTCAGATAGACAAACAGGTTCCCTGA
- a CDS encoding DsbE family thiol:disulfide interchange protein — translation MSRKLLFIPLVLFLLLVVALLVQLTRNAGGEDPTMLESALIGKPVPTFKLESLDHPGKTFDQAVLRNGKPMLLNVWATWCPTCRAEHQYLNTLAAKGIRVVGLNYKDDRDKAVVWLNQLGNPYALSLYDGDGMLGLDLGVYGAPETFLIDGDGIIRYRHAGDMNERVWQQEVLPLYRKYGGDA, via the coding sequence ATGAGCCGCAAATTGCTATTTATTCCACTCGTCCTGTTTCTGCTGTTAGTGGTCGCTTTGCTGGTGCAATTGACGCGCAACGCCGGTGGTGAAGACCCTACCATGCTGGAATCTGCACTGATCGGCAAACCGGTGCCAACTTTCAAGCTGGAATCGCTCGATCACCCTGGCAAAACTTTCGATCAGGCGGTGCTGCGTAACGGTAAACCGATGCTGCTTAACGTCTGGGCGACCTGGTGCCCGACCTGTCGCGCAGAACATCAATACCTTAACACTCTGGCTGCCAAGGGCATCCGCGTGGTAGGGCTGAACTATAAAGATGACCGTGACAAGGCAGTGGTTTGGCTTAATCAGTTGGGTAACCCCTATGCACTCAGCCTGTATGACGGTGACGGTATGTTAGGGCTGGATCTGGGCGTTTATGGCGCGCCGGAAACCTTCCTGATCGACGGTGATGGCATCATTCGCTATCGCCATGCCGGGGACATGAATGAACGAGTCTGGCAGCAGGAAGTGTTGCCGCTGTACCGTAAATACGGAGGTGACGCATGA
- the fadL gene encoding long-chain fatty acid transporter FadL, whose amino-acid sequence MSQKNLFTKSALAAAVAIISSNVYAAGFQLNEFSAVGLGRAYSGEGAMADTAASASRNPATMMMFDRPSFSAGAVFIDPGVDISGTSPSGQSLDAKNIAPTAWVPNLHYIHPLNDQWAVGGSVTSNYGLATEYSNSYPAGSVGGTTDLTTLNLNLSAAYRLNQHLSFGLGFDAVYAKAKIERYAGDLPLLLAGSGKLPPALAGQVAQIPADTQISHLEGNKWGYGWNAGILYQVDENNRYGFTYRSEVKVDFDGDYRSSLPSAYNGLLGQFGLPMGTNGNTVPGSLTLNLPEMWEISGYNKVAPQWAIHYSMAYTSWSQFQELRATDSNGNTLFQKHEGFRDAYRIALGTSYFYDDNWTFRTGIAFDDSPVPAENRSISIPDQDRTWLSAGATYAFNKDASVDVGISYMHGQKVTINEGPYTFQSEGKAWLYGAGFNYRF is encoded by the coding sequence ATGAGCCAGAAAAACCTATTCACTAAATCAGCTCTCGCAGCTGCAGTGGCAATTATTTCTTCAAACGTATATGCCGCAGGATTCCAGCTGAACGAGTTTTCGGCAGTTGGTTTAGGGCGAGCCTATTCTGGCGAAGGCGCAATGGCGGATACCGCAGCATCAGCTAGCCGTAACCCGGCAACCATGATGATGTTTGACCGCCCTTCTTTCTCTGCCGGTGCCGTATTTATCGATCCTGGTGTTGATATCAGCGGCACCTCTCCTTCAGGCCAGAGCCTGGATGCAAAAAATATCGCCCCCACAGCATGGGTGCCGAACCTGCACTATATCCATCCACTGAATGACCAGTGGGCCGTTGGCGGTTCTGTAACCAGCAACTATGGCCTGGCAACTGAATACAGTAACAGCTACCCAGCGGGTTCCGTTGGTGGCACCACTGACTTGACCACGCTGAACCTCAATCTAAGTGCCGCTTACCGTCTGAACCAACACCTTAGCTTCGGCCTGGGCTTTGATGCGGTGTACGCCAAAGCCAAAATTGAACGTTATGCAGGTGACTTACCGTTGCTGCTTGCCGGTTCTGGTAAATTACCGCCAGCGCTGGCAGGTCAAGTGGCACAGATCCCGGCTGATACCCAGATTTCGCATCTGGAAGGTAATAAATGGGGTTACGGCTGGAACGCGGGTATTCTTTATCAGGTGGATGAAAACAACCGCTACGGCTTTACCTACCGTTCCGAAGTGAAAGTTGACTTCGACGGCGACTACCGCAGCAGCCTGCCTTCCGCCTACAACGGCCTTCTCGGACAATTTGGCCTGCCAATGGGCACTAACGGCAACACCGTCCCAGGTTCTCTGACCCTGAATCTGCCAGAAATGTGGGAGATCTCCGGTTATAACAAAGTGGCGCCACAATGGGCTATCCACTACAGCATGGCTTACACCAGTTGGAGCCAGTTCCAGGAGCTGAGAGCCACCGACAGCAACGGCAATACGCTGTTCCAGAAGCATGAAGGCTTCCGTGACGCTTACCGTATCGCACTGGGTACGAGTTACTTCTACGACGATAACTGGACCTTCCGTACCGGTATCGCCTTCGATGACAGCCCGGTACCGGCAGAAAACCGCTCTATCTCAATCCCAGATCAGGACCGTACCTGGCTGAGTGCAGGTGCAACCTATGCCTTCAACAAGGATGCTTCTGTCGACGTGGGCATTTCCTATATGCACGGCCAGAAAGTTACCATCAACGAAGGCCCTTACACCTTCCAGTCTGAAGGTAAAGCCTGGTTGTACGGTGCTGGCTTCAACTACCGTTTCTAA
- a CDS encoding cytochrome c-type biogenesis protein, whose amino-acid sequence MRLITLLLAALLSWSAVAAIDTYKFNSVEQEQQYRELTEQLRCPKCQNNSIADSNAIIASDMRTKVYELMMQGQDKQQVIDYMVARYGNFVTYEPPVTPATLILWVGPLLFVLIGGAVVILRTRYRRTNTDNEELSEQEQQRLAALLKETDRKKP is encoded by the coding sequence ATGAGGCTGATAACGTTGCTGTTGGCTGCGTTGCTGAGCTGGAGCGCTGTCGCCGCCATCGATACCTACAAATTCAACTCGGTAGAGCAGGAGCAGCAATACCGTGAGCTGACCGAACAGCTGCGCTGCCCGAAATGCCAGAACAACAGCATTGCCGACTCCAACGCCATCATTGCGTCGGATATGCGCACCAAAGTGTATGAGTTGATGATGCAGGGGCAGGATAAGCAGCAGGTCATCGATTATATGGTGGCGCGCTACGGCAATTTTGTTACCTATGAGCCGCCGGTAACGCCGGCAACCCTGATCCTGTGGGTCGGGCCTTTGTTGTTTGTGCTGATTGGTGGTGCGGTGGTGATACTGCGTACTCGCTATCGCCGGACGAATACCGATAACGAAGAACTCTCCGAACAGGAGCAACAGCGTCTTGCTGCTCTGCTGAAAGAGACTGACAGGAAGAAACCCTAA